The Bacteroidota bacterium sequence AATTTTATACACAGGTTTTAACATTTTGTTTTACTATTCTCAGAAATAACTATCTTCGCCCAATGATAAAGAATGAGGAAGCCGCGCTTAAAATTGCCGAAAATTTACTTCAAATCAAAGCTATAAAGATTCAGCCTAACAAGCCTTTCACCTGGGCATCGGGTTGGAAATCGCCTATTTATTGCGATAACCGCAGGACACTTTCATATCCCAAAGTGCGCACTAATATACGCCAGTTGTTTGTCGATATGATCATGGCCGAGTTTGGTAAGCCAGATGTTATAGCCGGTGTTGCTACAGGCGGTATCGCCCAGGGTGCATTGGTGGCCCAGGAAATGGGATTGCCTTTTGTATACATCCGTTCCGAAGCAAAAACACATGGCTTAGGGAATGTAATTGAAGGAGTTATTGAAAGCGGACAATCGGTTGTTGTGATCGAGGACCTGATATCGACAGGCGGCAGCAGCATAAAAGCGATTGAAGCGCTTCGTAAGGAAAGATGCACCGTAAAAGGTCTCATATCTATATTTACGTATGGCTTTAAAGCCGCCGATGATGCCTTTAAGAAAGCGAAATGCAAGGCGGTATCGCTGTGCGATTATGAAGTACTGGTCAAACAAGCACTTAAATCGAATTACATCACCGAAAAAGACCTCACTTCGCTTGAAAGCTGGCGAAAAAATCCGGCTGAGTGGGGATTGGAAATGAAAAGTACAAAATAGTTTCAGGTTTCAAGTTTCAGGTTAAACTTCACAACCTGAAACTTGAAACCCCAAAACCTGAAACCTAATAAAATGACCAAAATAGAAAGTACCAAAGTAGAAATTGAGAATTCAGTTGAAAACGTATTTATGTTTTTAAGTGATTTCAACAATTTTCAAAAGCTAATGCCTTCCCAGGTTACTAACTGGACCTCCACTGAAACCGAATGTACATTTACCATTAACGGAATGGCCACAATTGGTATGAAGATCCTGGCAACAACACCACACTCTCACATTAAAATTACTTCTCACGGCAAAGTGCCTTTCGAATTTATTTTACATACTCACCTTTCTTCACTTGGCAGCGACAGATCAAGCGGACAACTTGTTTTTGAAGCCGAGCTCAACCCGATGATCAAAATGATGGTTGAAAAGCCGCTTACTAATTTCTTTAATTTGCTGGCGGAGCGGATGAAGGAGATTAAATAGGTTTAAACATCACCCAAATCCCTACCTCCCTAAAATCACAGCTCAACATGTCTAGAGGACTTTAGCGTTTAAAAAAGTATCAATGGACTTTCGTATATTTGTGTCATGAGTACTCTGAATGACATAAAAGGCATACTAAAAAAACATAAACTAAGGTTGACAGAAAAGTATAACCTTAGCTTAATTGCTATTTTTGGTTCTTATGGTCGTGGGCAGCAAAGAGAGGATAGCGATGTTGATATATTAGTTGATTTTCAAAAACCAATTGGAATTGAATTTATTGATT is a genomic window containing:
- a CDS encoding nucleotidyltransferase family protein; its protein translation is MSTLNDIKGILKKHKLRLTEKYNLSLIAIFGSYGRGQQREDSDVDILVDFQKPIGIEFIDLANELETLLKQKVDLVSKNGIRPQYFKQIEQDLNYV
- a CDS encoding orotate phosphoribosyltransferase, translating into MIKNEEAALKIAENLLQIKAIKIQPNKPFTWASGWKSPIYCDNRRTLSYPKVRTNIRQLFVDMIMAEFGKPDVIAGVATGGIAQGALVAQEMGLPFVYIRSEAKTHGLGNVIEGVIESGQSVVVIEDLISTGGSSIKAIEALRKERCTVKGLISIFTYGFKAADDAFKKAKCKAVSLCDYEVLVKQALKSNYITEKDLTSLESWRKNPAEWGLEMKSTK